The Parolsenella catena region GGCTCGAGGACGGCCTTCGAGACTGCCAGCTGCGCATGCCCGTCGATATGGGTTCGCTCTTCGCTGACGTCCATTGGAACCTCCAAATCTGGTCATCGCCTTGTCCGCCGTCCGTGGCCGGCAAATTGGTTTGTCGGTCAGAAAGCGTCGCTTCTGGCGGACAAATTTGTGGGAATCTCACAAAAAGCCGCGCAAGAAGATGATTTAACCGCCTGGACGGTCGCTCGGGCGGACATGTAGGCCTGGCCGCGAAAAAGAAAGAGGCGGCCTCCCGGGTCGGGCGGCCGCCTCTGGACGCGGACCCCGTGAGGCCACCGCGCCAATGCGCCGCCATCATACCAGGTCGCGCCTAGCTAAGCCGTCTCCTGGCCCAGGCAAGGGAGATCACCGCTTTTTGGGTGGGTCACCCGGAGGCCCGCCATGACGCTGTCGGCCACCTCGCGGCCCTCCTCCGAGAGCGAGTCGTAGGACTCGACCAGGCCGCGGTGCGCCGGGTCTGGCGCGATCGCCTCCGTTGCCTCAAAGCGCCTTCCTGCCAGCTCGTCGAGCGAGCACTCGAGGAAGTCGGCGATGACGCATGCCTGTTCGAGGGACATCATCCTTTCGCCATTCTCCCAAGATGTAATCCTTCTCTCGGTGAAGTTGCCACCCAGAGCGGTTGCAAAGTCTCTTCGGTTCTTGTAGCCGGCTTCTTTTCTTAAACGCTTGAGCTGTATCTCCACAGACGCCTCCTTTCGTGCGTTGGCTGTAGATTACACGCAGAGCGTAAGAAATTCAACAATTAGTAAAAAATCTGTTGACCACATCACGCAAAGTGGTTATATTCGGCTCAGCAACACACAGAGTGGTTGTTTGAATTACAGAATCACTTAAAGCGATTGGAGGGATCACATGGACAAGAACACGATGGGCCGCCGACTGCGCAGCTGGATGGTCGACGCGGGAATGACCGCGGAAGACCTCGCCGCGCGACTCAAGGTCAGCTCAGGCGCTGTCTCGTCTTGGACGAGCGGTCAGCGCTCCGTCTCATTGGACCGTGCTTGCCAGATCTGCGACGTTTTCGGCAAACCGCTCGATGAGCTGGCCTGCCGCGGGGAGTAGCCCCGTCCGTGCCGCTCGCGGTGATGGCGGGAGCCCGCTGCGTGTCCGCCTGGGGACGCCAACGACACCGGAGTCCCGCTTCTCCGCTCCGGGACCGCCCGGCGCGTGTCACGGGCGCGGTCGTCCGGCCGTCGCCGCGAGCGGCACGGGAGAGGCGAGGAAGGGCCCTCCGTCCGGCGAGGCGAGAGGGGCCCGAGACCTTGGGAGCCGCCCGCGGGCGGCATGAAAACCGAATAGCGACTTGGCGGCTCCTCGAATCGCAAGGAACCGCCGAACGGATGCGGCCTGACGCGGCGGCCGGAAGGGAGCCGCGCCCATGAATGACAGGGACAGAATCGAGTTCCACATCTTTGCGATCACGATGACGGTGAACCTCGCCGTCATCGTCATCTTCCTCGGGATTCTCGTCAGGGCGCTGTGCTGAGCGACGCAATCGTGATGACGAGCGTGACTATCGCCGAGAGCGCACCGGCAATCTCAAGGACGATTCGCGCCCTCGCAAGGCGCCTCTCGCGCTTGTAGTGACGCAGGTAGCAGACACCGTCACCGGTCAGCGCGAACGTGTCCCACAGCTTGAGCGTCTGCTCGACCTGCTGGCCCGCGACCTCTACCACGGAGGACATCTCGAACCGCTCGCCCTCGTACTCGATGAGCCCCGCGCGCTTGAGCGACTGAATCGCCCCGGCCTCGTCCCAGACGTCGCCACTGTCGAGCTTGCCGAGCCTGAAGGCGACGTAACCAATCTCGCACGAGTGCGGGGCAAGCTCGACGAGCAGGCGCTCCTGCTCAATAGGGAGAAGTTCCATGGCGTTCCAATCGAATCGGCAGCAACTTACTCAATCATAGGCCGCCGCGTCAGGCCGCATCCGTGGCACCAAGCGCACGCGCCGCGAGGCGCACCGGGGCGCAGTCCCCGCTGTAGGCGACCACCGCCGCCGGAACTAAACAAAGCGTCTGACGAGCGCACTCCTTGGGTCGGCGGCCGTGGCCGCGGCCCCGGCGCTCCTCGCGGTGCGTGCGCGGATCTATCCAAGACACAAAAAAATGGCCCCACGTCCGCCAAGACAAGGAGGGCCATCGACCTAAAGGAGGTCGCACATGAGTCTACCAGAGTTCGAGGCCGCGTCGCTCGACGCGGCGGCCATGGCCATGGGGTCGCCCGCCGGGTGGCTCGCGGTGGCCGCGTCCGTGGCGGCCGACGTCGCGGCGCTCTGCGGCGTGGGGGCGCTCGAGTGGCCCGCCATCGCCGTCGGCCTCGGCGTGCCCGCGTGGCTCGCGTGGTGCTGGCTGTCGGTCGCGGAGAGGGGAGCGCGATGACGGGGGAGGAGGTCGGCGCCCGCGAGGTCGCGCTCGACGCGATCGCGGCGGAGATGCTCGCCGACTGGATGGCGTACCTGGACTCGGAGGAAGGTGGTGGCCGCGATGGCGGTCGTGGTGCAGCTGGACGGGACGATGTCGGCGGAGGTCGCGCGCTTCCTGCGCGAGGGCCACTCGACGCTGGGGGTGAGAAGGATGCTGGAGGCGTGCCCGAGGCTGCGTGAGCACGTGGAGGCAGACCGCGACGTGCTGATGTCGCGGGAGGCGGACGAACACGCGACGCGCCACGGGAAGCCCTGGACCAGGGCGGACTACAACCGGGTGGCGGCGGACTCAAGAGACGGCCTCCCCATGTGGAGGACCGCCAAGGCGCTGAGGCGCACCGTCGAGGACGTCAGGCGCGCCCGAGCCACGCTGTGCGGGAGCCAGCCGCTCGCAGGAGGCGAAGGCCGTGGCTGAGCAGAAGATGAACTTCTACCGCTCGTTCTGGGACATGTCGAACGTGCTCCCCGCGGCCGGGCGCAGGCGGTTCGTGACGGCGGTGGTCGACTATTTCTTCACCGGAGAGGAGCCGAGCGGCCTCACGTCCAAGGAGGCCGCGCTCTTCTCCGGCATCCGCGGGAGGGTCGACGCGTCGAGGTCCGGAGCCGAGTTCGCCCGCAGGCGCTACGAGGGTGCCGCGAAGGCACCCGGCGTGGGTACCGACGCGGTCAGACAAGCGACGGGCAACGGCCATCCCAACGGTGGCACCCATCGTGCCCCCCAGCGTGGGTCGCAACGTGGCACCCAGGCCGAGACCCACGCTACAGAGGGAGAGGGAGAAGTAAAGAGAGGAAGAGAGGACGCGGGCGTGCGCGCGTACGCCGACCTTGCGGAGCCGGACAGGGGCGAGGTCGTCGCGTGGTTCGAGGCGAACGGCCACGGGATGCCGACGGCCCGGCTCAGGGAGGAGGCCGAGGCGTTCTACGACCACTTCTCCGCACAGGGCTGGGTGACCGGGGCCGGCGTGCCCATCAGCCGCTGGCAGGCCAAGGCGGCGGCGTGGCTGCGCCGCGCGGCGGAGTCCTCGACCGGGGAGCGGGGCCGCGTGCCGGGAAGGCGGGTGGCCCCGCAGGCCCCGGCGTGCGACTTCTCCGCCTACTCAGCGGAGCCCTCGGAGGTGGTCTCCCGTGGCTAGGGACGTGTCCTCGGCGCTCGCCGAGATAACGAGCCGCTACGGCATCCCGGCCGAGGTGCCCGCGCCGCGGCCCGTGCCGCCGCAGGTGACCCACGGGACGGCGCGCGAGATCGTGCTCGCGCAGATCGCCGCTGGCGCCGGGGCGTCGATACCGCAGGGGCTGCTCGACCGCGCGGGCCTCACCCGCGACGGCCGCGACGCCGCCGACGAGCTGCTGCGCCGCGCGACGGAGGCCGCCGGCGTGCCGCCCGAGTTCCGAGACGTCGAGCCGGACCGCTCGCGCAACGACCGCTTCGCGCCGGAGCGCCACCGCGGCGTCTGGGCCTAC contains the following coding sequences:
- a CDS encoding helix-turn-helix transcriptional regulator, whose translation is MEIQLKRLRKEAGYKNRRDFATALGGNFTERRITSWENGERMMSLEQACVIADFLECSLDELAGRRFEATEAIAPDPAHRGLVESYDSLSEEGREVADSVMAGLRVTHPKSGDLPCLGQETA
- a CDS encoding helix-turn-helix transcriptional regulator gives rise to the protein MDKNTMGRRLRSWMVDAGMTAEDLAARLKVSSGAVSSWTSGQRSVSLDRACQICDVFGKPLDELACRGE
- a CDS encoding DUF6291 domain-containing protein, with translation MAEQKMNFYRSFWDMSNVLPAAGRRRFVTAVVDYFFTGEEPSGLTSKEAALFSGIRGRVDASRSGAEFARRRYEGAAKAPGVGTDAVRQATGNGHPNGGTHRAPQRGSQRGTQAETHATEGEGEVKRGREDAGVRAYADLAEPDRGEVVAWFEANGHGMPTARLREEAEAFYDHFSAQGWVTGAGVPISRWQAKAAAWLRRAAESSTGERGRVPGRRVAPQAPACDFSAYSAEPSEVVSRG